The following coding sequences are from one Diabrotica virgifera virgifera chromosome 2, PGI_DIABVI_V3a window:
- the LOC126879437 gene encoding uncharacterized protein LOC126879437 → MNLLTTKIFVAVLFFFVRFFFSILPVKLYNFLKKWEDEDDSSGQFVNQKRHRQVTLAIAFCQSFGGGVLFATCFLHMMLEVYKSMEELKAVGDLNTEYPLSQLAICVGFFFVYFLEEISHWAISRIPDKGCQASNKKINNFTRSAVTPINESVRNSPVKAFVIEEQYEKELSKEDNESKPVEEDEDSIKKLKQGLSIDEDHENIVYDTLSLNSEVTRQNEKNAQLSKEYDENYDETTEEKIEEEIKSKQQIMRGILTVVALSFHAVFEGLAIGLQKATGDIWYLFIAVCIHSATILFCISLEMVIAKVNFKAICMHSIGLAISNPLGVVLGIIVTYTSDTETKAKSTAIVALEGLSAGTILYITFFEVLNREKERRVYRITRAICILGGFGLMAVLQWYR, encoded by the exons ATGAACTTGTTAACAACAAAAATATTCGTAGCAGTGCTGTTTTTCTTTGTTCGGTTTTTCTTTTCGATTTTACCAGTGAAATTATATAACTTTCTGAAAAAGTGGGAAGACGAGGATGACTCTTCAGGACAGTTTGTCAATCAGAAAAGACATCGCCAAGTGACACTAGCGATTGCTTTTTGCCAGTCGTTTGGAGGAGGAGTTTTGTTTGCCACGTGTTTCTTGCATATGATGCTGGAG gtgTACAAGTCTATGGAGGAATTGAAGGCCGTCGGAGACCTAAACACAGAATATCCTCTATCACAGCTAGCAATTTGTGTAGGATTCTTCTTCGTTTATTTCCTTGAAGAAATCTCACATTGGGCCATATCCAGAATCCCAGACAAAGGATGTCAAGCTTCAAATAAGAAAATCAATAACTTCACCAGATCTGCAGTAACACCAATCAATGAGTCTGTCAGAAATTCGCCAGTTAAAGCTTTCGTTATAGAAGAGCAGTACGAAAAAGAACTAAGTAAAGAAGATAATGAAAGTAAACCCGTGGAGGAAGATGAAGATAGTATAAAGAAGCTAAAGCAAGGCTTAAGTATTGATGAGGACCACGAAAATATAGTATACGATACGTTAAGTTTAAATTCAGAGGTAACACGACAAAACGAAAAGAACGCACAGCTTAGCAAGGAATACGACGAAAATTATGACGAAACAACTGAAgaaaaaatagaagaagaaatcaAGTCTAAACAGCAGATCATGCGTGGTATACTCACTGTAGTGGCTTTATCGTTTCATGCAGTGTTCGAAGGTTTGGCCATAGGTCTCCAGAAAGCTACTGGTGACATATGGTACCTCTTCATAGCAGTTTGCATCCATTCAGCCACCATCTTGTTTTGCATAAGCTTGGAAATGGTAATAGCTAAAGTTAACTTTAAGGCAATATGCATGCATTCAATTGGTTTAGCGATTTCTAACCCTTTGGGGGTAGTTCTAGGAATCATTGTGACTTATACTAGTGACACTGAGACTAAGGCTAAATCAACAGCAATAGTAGCGTTGGAAGGACTATCAGCAGGCACAATTTTATACATTACGTTCTTCGAAGTGCTGAATCGAGAAAAAGAAAGGAGGGTTTATAGAATCACAAGGGCTATTTGCATTCTTGGGGGTTTTGGACTTATGGCTGTTTTGCAATGGTATCGTTAG